Proteins encoded by one window of Haematobia irritans isolate KBUSLIRL chromosome 2, ASM5000362v1, whole genome shotgun sequence:
- the LOC142224784 gene encoding uncharacterized protein LOC142224784 — MNFCPAVPPIPNPQVSTGFKLPPCEIPIFSGDFSLWSTFRDMFTAVCLRNPRLSSVEKPFHLNQKTKGEPHDIVSKLPLTNENFKVAWENLSARYENKRVLVNIQLKNLFNLTAIPAESASSLKRIQRDINLCISLLKLYGIKVETWDPIFTFVCSNLLPDSTLTLWEQTLTDKTIIPKWAELDGFLTNRHRTLESVCEIRKQDSKASSSNAKNSSSNQKVRPISSNVRTFQNNVSQIKCKLCPNECHIIRHCPK, encoded by the coding sequence ATGAATTTCTGCCCGGCGGTGCCTCCAATCCCGAATCCTCAGGTTTCGACCGGGTTTAAACTTCCTCCGTGCGAAATCCCTATATTCAGCGGTGATTTTTCATTGTGGTCCACGTTCCGGGATATGTTTACGGCGGTCTGCTTGAGGAATCCCCGCTTAAGTTCTGTTGAGAAACCTTTCCATCTCAACCAAAAGACTAAAGGCGAACCACACGATATCGTTAGCAAGCTACCGTTGACTAACGAAAATTTCAAGGTGGCATGGGAAAACCTCTCCGCGCGTTATGAGAATAAAAGGGTCCTTGTCAATATTCAATTAAAGAATTTATTCAATCTCACCGCTATACCAGCTGAAAGCGCCTCGTCCTTGAAAAGGATCCAAAGGGACATTAATTTGTGTATTTCATTACTTAAGCTTTATGGGATTAAGGTCGAGACATGGGATCCTATATTCACGTTTGTCTGCTCTAATCTACTTCCTGACTCCACTCTCACTTTGTGGGAACAAACTTTGACTGATAAAACCATTATCCCCAAGTGGGCAGAGCTAGATGGATTCCTTACTAATAGGCATCGAACATTAGAATCCGTGTGCGAAATTAGGAAGCAGGATTCCAAAGCTTCCAGTTCAAATGCCAAGAATTCTAGTAGCAACCAAAAGGTTCGGCCAATTTCTTCCAATGTACGTACATTTCAGAATAATGTTTCTCAAATAAAGTGCAAATTATGTCCCAACGAATGTCATATCATTCGTCACTGCCCCAAATGA